In Pseudophryne corroboree isolate aPseCor3 chromosome 3, aPseCor3.hap2, whole genome shotgun sequence, a genomic segment contains:
- the LOC135057631 gene encoding elastase-1-like codes for MFLKGLILLFVLSVAQATSPQHIIHPKFLHLDWPADCGVSFFQQNTAGRIVSGNEVRPFSWPWQVSLQFRARGSKKYVHVCGGTLIHKNWVLTAAHCFQKGKAEDAANWRIILGKHNLNLTEPTEKVYDVKRIYRHERFRYPHLNELDYDIALVKTVSDILTTHFIHYACLPKKEFTLRPGHFCWVTGWGDTRGGKENLTLSEVLNQAKLPIIDIKTCKQKKFWGERVRESMICAGFRDIGGPPAACQGDSGGPLVCQNGRERWEVHGIVSFGPIGCTVENKPSVFTRTSSYIPWIEATRIRDFFLH; via the exons ACTGGCCGGCAGATTGCGGCGTTTCATTTTTCCAACAAAACACAGCTGGGAGGATTGTGTCTGGGAATGAAGTACGCCCATTCTCCTGGCCTTGGCAGGTTTCCTTGCAG TTTCGGGCTAGAGGAAGTAAGAAATATGTTCACGTGTGCGGTGGGACGCTCATTCACAAAAATTGGGTACTCACTGCGGCCCACTGCTTTCAGAA GGGGAAGGCAGAGGATGCAGCCAACTGGAGGATTATCCTTGGGAAGCATAACCTCAACCTTACAGAACCTACGGAAAAGGTTTATGATGTAAAGCGGATATACAGGCATGAGCGCTTCCGCTACCCCCATCTAAATGAGCTGGACTATGATATTGCTTTAGTCAAGACTGTGAGTGACATTCTAACCACCCACTTCATACATTATGCCTGCCTACCGAAGAAGGAATTCACTCTGCGCCCAGGACACTTCTGTTGGGTAACTGGATGGGGAGACACCAGAG GTGGGAAAGAAAACCTGACACTGTCAGAAGTCCTGAACCAAGCTAAGCTTCCCATCATTGACATCAAGACATGCAAGCAGAAAAAGTTCTGGGGAGAAAGAGTCCGTGAGTCAATGATTTGTGCCGGCTTCCGAGACATTGGAGGACCCCCTGCTGCCTGCCAG GGAGACtctggaggacctcttgtttgtcaGAATGGAAGAGAGAGATGGGAAGTCCATGGTATAGTCAGCTTTGGACCCATCGGCTGCACAGTGGAGAACAAACCTAGTGTCTTCACCAGAACTTCCTCTTATATTCCTTGGATAGAGGCCACAAGGATCCGTGATTTCTTCCTGCACTGA